From a region of the Drosophila ananassae strain 14024-0371.13 chromosome XL, ASM1763931v2, whole genome shotgun sequence genome:
- the LOC6503744 gene encoding probable cytochrome P450 4s3 → MNTLALLAFAFWVLFLRYLPRILNFLRMHRFANTLPGPSIGELIATVKKGEILNWLKEMREKHGSVFRIWFGKDLTVLFSDPEDIKQLLSNNTLLTKSRNYELLEPWLGKGLLTNGGESWHRRRKLLTPGFHFRILGEFKEPMEENCRILVRRLQEKANGESFDIYPYITLFALDAICETAMGIKKHAQLQSDSEYVKAVQTICRVLHKQSFSFWQRLNVFFKYTQAGRERDNCLKVLHDETTRVIRLRREQLLQERAESRPEAEQDDVGGKRRLAFLDMLLLTQMDGGAELSDTDIREEVDTFMFEGHDTTSSAIAFTLSLLSKNAAVQQRAYEEACEMEGREKEPMPYLEAVIKESLRIYPAVPFFSRKLLEDLQMGKMTLPKGTAISCLLYMVHRDPKNFPEPEKFDPDRFLLNEKEIHPFAFAAFSAGPRNCIGQKFAMLELKTSLSMLLRSYRFLPDEEHKPRPLAEIVMKSGNGIHLRILPRDEKESPSSA, encoded by the exons ATGAACACTCTGGCGCTGCTGGCCTTCGCCTTCTGGGTCCTGTTCCTGCGCTACCTGCCGCGCATCCTCAACTTCCTCAGGATGCACAGGTTCGCCAACACGCTGCCAGGACCGTCGATTGGAGAGCTCATAGCCACTGTGAAGAAAGGAG AAATCCTCAACTGGCTGAAGGAAATGCGCGAGAAACACGGCTCCGTCTTCCGCATTTGGTTCGGCAAGGACCTCACAGTGCTGTTCAGCGATCCGGAGGACATCAAGCAGCTGCTGAGCAACAACACGCTGCTGACCAAGTCGAGGAACTACGAGCTCCTGGAGCCCTGGCTGGGCAAGGGCTTGCTGACCAATGGAGGAGAGTCCTGGCACAGGAGGCGCAAGCTCCTCACGCCTGGCTTTCACTTCCGCATCCTGGGCGAGTTCAAGGAGCCGATGGAGGAGAACTGCCGCATCCTGGTGCGTCGCCTGCAGGAGAAGGCCAACGGAGAGTCCTTCGACATCTACCCTTACATAACCCTCTTCGCCCTGGACGCCATTTGCGAGACGGCGATGGGAATCAAGAAGCACGCCCAGCTCCAGAGCGACTCGGAGTACGTAAAGGCCGTCCAGAC GATCTGCCGTGTCCTGCACAAGCAGAGCTTCTCCTTCTGGCAGCGGTTGAACGTCTTTTTCAAGTACACCCAGGCGGGCCGGGAGCGGGACAACTGCCTGAAGGTCCTGCACGATGAGACGACGAGGGTCATACGGCTGCGCCGGGAGCAGCTTCTCCAGGAGCGGGCCGAGTCCCGTCCGGAGGCCGAGCAGGACGATGTGGGCGGCAAGCGGCGCCTGGCCTTCCTCGACATGCTCCTCCTCACCCAAATGGATGGCGGGGCCGAGCTGAGCGACACGGACATCCGGGAGGAGGTGGACACCTTCATGTTCGAGGGCCACGACACCACCAGCTCGGCCATCGCCTTCACCCTCAGCCTGCTGTCCAAGAACGCGGCGGTGCAGCAGCGGGCCTACGAGGAGGCCTGCGAGATGGAGGGCCGCGAGAAGGAGCCGATGCCCTACCTGGAGGCGGTCATCAAGGAGTCGCTGCGCATCTACCCCGCCGTCCCCTTCTTCTCGCGCAAGCTACTCGAGGACCTGCAGATGGGCAAGATGACCTTGCCCAAGGGCACTGCGATCAGCTGCCTCCTCTACATGGTGCACCGCGACCCCAAGAACTTCCCGGAGCCGGAGAAGTTCGACCCGGACCGGTTCCTCCTCAACGAGAAGGAAATCCATCCCTTCGCCTTTGCCGCCTTCAGCGCGGGGCCCAGGAACTGCATAG GCCAGAAATTCGCGATGCTGGAACTGAAGACCTCGCTCTCCATGCTCCTCAGGAGCTACCGCTTCCTGCCGGACGAGGAGCACAAGCCACGACCCCTGGCCGAGATCGTGATGAAGAGCGGCAACGGCATCCACCTGCGGATTCTTCCACGCGACGAGAAGGAATCTCCCAGCTCAGCCTGA